The Saxibacter everestensis genome has a window encoding:
- a CDS encoding MFS transporter: MPAYTAAGHRRSFGFAIAATILLMVAASAPSPFYPRFAEQLGLPPVATTLIFAVYAFTMLAALLLTGAISDAVGRRPVITVGSVLLAVSLVVFWQSDSLTMLLVARSLQGIAAGLLLPALSAMVVDFAPPKQSEAASLWNTIAAMTGLGIGAITAAIVLDLLANPTGAVFGSLTVVFLLIAALVWATPAATRSVRLRVASTISRPAVPAKMRRALKVAVPAIIAGWATNGLFLALGSSVVKIEFGATTHAQQSITIPIFAVSGIIASVLLHRSSARVVSVYGTSALGIGTALNLGALALHSFPAYLVTVAVVGTGFGTAFMGVLKTLMPRVDPAERAAVMAVIYTVSYLAFGVPTIIAGLLVPLISLQGAMMALGAVIGVLCAVATVKRIRIPDLPHPDDLPRRPAKTPKHQSMT, translated from the coding sequence ATGCCGGCCTACACAGCTGCGGGTCACCGCAGAAGCTTCGGTTTCGCTATCGCAGCGACCATCCTGCTGATGGTTGCAGCCAGTGCACCCTCTCCGTTCTACCCGCGGTTCGCCGAGCAGCTGGGGTTGCCGCCTGTCGCGACGACGCTGATATTCGCTGTTTACGCATTCACCATGCTCGCGGCGCTGCTGCTCACCGGGGCAATCTCGGACGCCGTCGGTCGACGTCCTGTCATCACGGTCGGGTCCGTGCTGCTGGCCGTGAGCCTGGTGGTGTTCTGGCAGTCGGATAGCTTGACCATGCTGCTCGTGGCCCGGTCGCTCCAAGGGATCGCCGCGGGCCTGCTGCTCCCGGCCTTGTCTGCGATGGTTGTCGACTTCGCGCCTCCCAAGCAATCGGAGGCTGCCTCGCTGTGGAACACGATCGCGGCCATGACCGGGCTCGGGATCGGCGCGATCACGGCGGCGATCGTCCTAGACCTCCTGGCCAACCCCACCGGCGCCGTGTTCGGTTCGCTCACTGTTGTGTTCCTTCTGATCGCCGCACTGGTGTGGGCGACGCCAGCGGCAACGCGCTCGGTGCGCCTCCGGGTCGCGAGCACCATTTCGCGGCCTGCTGTTCCCGCAAAGATGCGCCGTGCGCTCAAGGTGGCCGTCCCCGCCATCATCGCTGGCTGGGCGACGAACGGGTTGTTCCTCGCGCTCGGATCTTCTGTTGTCAAGATCGAGTTCGGCGCGACGACGCACGCGCAGCAGAGCATCACCATTCCCATCTTCGCGGTTTCAGGAATAATCGCATCCGTTTTGCTCCATCGCAGCTCGGCCCGCGTCGTCAGTGTCTATGGGACATCCGCTCTCGGCATCGGCACCGCACTGAACCTGGGAGCCCTGGCCCTGCACTCTTTCCCTGCCTACCTGGTCACCGTCGCGGTGGTGGGAACTGGGTTTGGAACGGCCTTCATGGGGGTTCTGAAGACACTTATGCCACGGGTAGATCCGGCCGAACGCGCGGCGGTAATGGCCGTCATCTACACCGTCTCTTACCTCGCCTTCGGCGTGCCCACGATCATCGCCGGCCTGCTCGTTCCGCTCATCTCCCTCCAGGGAGCGATGATGGCCCTGGGAGCTGTGATCGGCGTACTCTGCGCGGTCGCAACGGTGAAGCGCATCCGCATTCCCGACCTTCCGCATCCGGACGATTTGCCGCGCAGGCCCGCGAAAACCCCAAAACATCAGTCGATGACGTAG
- a CDS encoding carboxymuconolactone decarboxylase family protein, giving the protein MPRLSRLAPETAVGASRDLLGELVDRHGQVGDMVSTMAHSPAVLGGYLQLSRALRRAKLDRKISERISIAVQAQQGCGLCLQSHVAAARSLGISEEEIELAHEGSSADSSLTAIIALGVQVYREPTAITDEQVDNLRAHGFSDREIADVVGIVALNILTGAFNLMAGLTPGRPD; this is encoded by the coding sequence ATGCCCCGTCTTTCCCGCCTCGCTCCCGAGACTGCCGTAGGCGCCTCGCGCGATCTGCTCGGCGAACTGGTTGACCGGCATGGTCAGGTCGGTGACATGGTGTCAACGATGGCGCATTCGCCGGCCGTGCTCGGCGGATATCTCCAACTCAGCCGAGCCCTGAGGCGCGCCAAACTGGATCGCAAGATCAGCGAACGCATCTCCATTGCCGTACAGGCTCAACAGGGGTGCGGTCTGTGCCTTCAGTCGCACGTCGCTGCCGCTCGGTCGCTCGGCATCAGCGAAGAGGAAATTGAGCTGGCTCACGAGGGGTCGTCTGCCGATTCCTCCCTGACCGCGATCATTGCCCTCGGCGTCCAGGTCTACCGAGAGCCCACCGCTATCACCGACGAGCAGGTCGACAACCTCCGGGCTCACGGCTTCAGCGACCGCGAGATCGCCGATGTCGTCGGCATCGTTGCACTCAACATCCTCACCGGAGCGTTCAACCTCATGGCAGGGCTCACGCCGGGTAGGCCCGACTAA
- a CDS encoding FAD-dependent oxidoreductase — MSANHAVILGAGAAGTAAARALAGRDDITTTIVGQTDETPYTRMLIKGVAYGLAAPELIRLPMPQADFIADTAEYVDPETCEIRLASGAAIAYDSLIVATGSRARGLDADVPGAEHAEEAGILIALHSLEDAVRIREAVRACGRPARIAIYGAGLTASETASALQAQGHRISLIARSRIPGIATFGRPVAERIAADHQASVTTYFGRTIKGVHPETDATVVDLDDGTDLIVDLVIFALGTKPLAPAPWREGVVVDDRLRVHGLGSVYAAGGVAEHHDDYLGTWRIDHWDDGAAQGTHAAQMLLHEQGRGEDPGPYRPRSAYMAMIYGQMISGVGYTGHPDTRVEDTEDFIVLHEQGDTVVGASGIDAVGAVYQWSQRLHEARS; from the coding sequence ATGTCCGCAAACCATGCCGTGATACTTGGCGCCGGAGCGGCGGGCACTGCCGCCGCTCGCGCCCTCGCCGGTCGGGATGACATCACGACCACCATCGTCGGGCAAACTGACGAGACCCCGTACACGCGCATGCTCATCAAAGGTGTCGCATACGGTTTAGCCGCTCCCGAGCTCATTCGGCTGCCCATGCCGCAAGCCGATTTCATCGCAGATACTGCCGAGTACGTCGATCCTGAAACCTGCGAGATTCGGTTGGCCTCTGGCGCAGCGATTGCCTATGACTCACTTATCGTCGCGACCGGAAGCCGAGCGCGCGGCTTGGACGCCGATGTGCCGGGCGCGGAACATGCCGAAGAGGCCGGAATTCTGATCGCCCTGCATTCGCTAGAGGACGCCGTGCGAATCAGGGAGGCGGTCCGCGCGTGTGGCAGACCGGCGCGAATTGCGATCTATGGCGCCGGACTTACCGCGTCTGAGACCGCGTCGGCGCTGCAGGCTCAAGGTCACCGGATAAGCCTGATCGCCCGCAGTAGAATACCGGGGATCGCCACATTCGGCAGGCCGGTTGCCGAGCGCATCGCAGCCGATCATCAGGCCAGCGTGACCACGTACTTCGGCCGCACTATCAAAGGGGTTCATCCCGAAACGGATGCGACGGTCGTTGACCTCGACGACGGAACCGACCTCATCGTTGACCTCGTCATTTTCGCCCTCGGCACGAAACCCCTAGCTCCTGCGCCCTGGCGCGAAGGGGTGGTCGTAGACGACCGGCTCCGCGTGCACGGCCTCGGAAGCGTCTACGCGGCCGGAGGCGTAGCCGAGCATCACGACGACTACCTCGGAACGTGGCGCATCGACCATTGGGACGATGGGGCCGCGCAAGGAACACACGCCGCTCAGATGCTGCTCCACGAGCAAGGCCGAGGTGAAGACCCGGGCCCGTACCGGCCTCGAAGCGCCTACATGGCCATGATCTATGGGCAGATGATCTCCGGAGTCGGTTACACCGGACACCCCGACACGCGCGTCGAGGACACCGAGGATTTCATTGTTCTGCACGAGCAGGGTGACACCGTGGTCGGCGCAAGCGGCATCGACGCGGTTGGCGCGGTTTACCAATGGAGCCAGCGCCTCCACGAGGCACGCTCCTAA
- a CDS encoding universal stress protein translates to MSTPKLLIAYDGSPNAQCAIHTVAGLFPGATAVLLYARQTMEGFAAHLEGHPALEKLQGLDAAALDASEQIAADGAQLARSLGLIAESLISSTMATASETIVDTAEELNVDLIVLGSRGLRGFKATLLGSTSASVLHHATRPTLVIPSDSVAVARRNSRVAAATE, encoded by the coding sequence ATGTCCACTCCAAAACTGCTAATCGCCTACGACGGGTCACCCAACGCACAGTGTGCGATTCACACCGTCGCAGGCCTTTTCCCAGGCGCGACAGCGGTGCTGCTCTATGCCCGCCAAACAATGGAGGGCTTCGCAGCGCACCTGGAAGGGCATCCGGCACTCGAGAAACTGCAGGGCCTCGACGCCGCGGCGCTCGACGCTTCGGAACAGATTGCGGCCGATGGCGCGCAACTGGCCCGCAGCCTCGGCCTGATCGCCGAGTCGCTGATCTCCTCCACGATGGCCACAGCATCCGAAACCATAGTGGACACCGCCGAGGAACTGAATGTCGACCTGATCGTGCTCGGTTCCCGCGGCTTGCGTGGCTTCAAAGCGACCTTGCTAGGGAGCACCTCGGCGAGCGTCCTTCACCATGCCACCCGCCCGACCCTCGTGATTCCTTCGGATTCGGTGGCTGTGGCTCGCCGCAACAGCCGGGTAGCAGCGGCCACAGAGTAG
- a CDS encoding YHS domain-containing protein: MTNDLLVTSSCCSTSTPNPAAAGNGRNLLGGASDDMTTCPVMVGTPVSKMAAEAAGLYRDHEGERYYFCCAGCGPAFDSDPAKYAANLK, encoded by the coding sequence ATGACGAACGACCTCCTAGTGACCTCCAGCTGTTGCAGCACGAGCACGCCCAACCCTGCAGCGGCGGGCAATGGTAGGAATCTGCTCGGCGGCGCGAGCGACGATATGACCACCTGTCCGGTCATGGTCGGCACTCCCGTCAGCAAGATGGCTGCTGAAGCGGCCGGTCTGTATCGCGACCACGAGGGCGAGCGGTACTACTTCTGCTGCGCCGGATGCGGCCCAGCCTTCGACTCGGACCCCGCCAAGTACGCCGCCAACCTGAAGTAA
- a CDS encoding NAD(P)/FAD-dependent oxidoreductase translates to MSGPAERVRRRIAVVGAGVVGTALAYYLARDGAQVLLIDERHACGGVTKDSFGWVGLSASASDPDQAALRHLASTDLDRIEDELPLPVSLRRNGALSWSAERGNPGSVPTFHQEPTSSVRIVSRPEIQKLEPSLINPPQSAVFAENDGSVDPVALTLSLLRGAQHFGATLSPETRVREVHISNGRVSGLRTVTGTIDVDTVVLAAGTETTGLARTAGVRVPINPSPCILMRFTTPKRLLNRIVSGPEFEFRQATDSMLLAAEDYVDDSPENGPEALARLTLETIHNEIAGSRDVALSTVSVGRRPIPEDGRPVIGSAAVGGLYVVSAHAAVALACGIGRLAAEEIIQDRELEALKPFRPARFAG, encoded by the coding sequence ATGAGTGGGCCAGCCGAGCGGGTGCGACGACGTATCGCTGTAGTCGGCGCCGGAGTCGTCGGAACGGCACTCGCCTATTATCTCGCTCGGGACGGCGCGCAGGTTCTGCTCATCGATGAACGACATGCCTGCGGAGGTGTCACAAAGGACTCATTCGGGTGGGTCGGCCTCTCCGCTTCCGCATCTGACCCAGACCAGGCGGCTTTGCGCCATCTCGCGTCGACCGACCTCGATCGCATCGAGGACGAGCTCCCCCTCCCGGTTTCGCTTCGCCGGAACGGAGCGCTGTCCTGGTCCGCTGAACGAGGAAATCCTGGCTCAGTCCCGACTTTCCACCAGGAACCGACTTCATCGGTTCGCATCGTCAGCCGTCCCGAGATTCAGAAACTCGAACCGAGCCTGATCAATCCTCCTCAGTCAGCCGTGTTCGCCGAGAACGACGGAAGCGTCGACCCCGTCGCGCTGACGTTGTCCCTCCTCCGAGGGGCACAGCACTTCGGAGCGACCCTATCGCCGGAAACCCGCGTGCGCGAAGTACACATATCCAACGGCAGAGTCAGCGGACTGCGGACCGTGACCGGCACGATCGACGTCGATACGGTTGTCCTCGCCGCGGGCACGGAAACGACCGGACTCGCACGCACCGCCGGCGTGCGCGTACCGATCAATCCGTCGCCATGCATCCTCATGCGGTTCACCACGCCGAAACGCCTCCTGAACCGGATCGTCTCAGGCCCGGAGTTTGAGTTCCGGCAAGCTACCGACTCGATGCTGCTCGCGGCCGAGGACTATGTCGACGACTCCCCAGAAAACGGACCCGAAGCACTCGCGCGGCTGACTCTCGAAACTATCCATAACGAGATCGCCGGCTCACGGGACGTCGCCCTCTCAACCGTGTCTGTCGGTCGCCGCCCGATTCCCGAAGACGGCCGCCCGGTCATTGGAAGCGCGGCGGTGGGCGGCCTGTACGTCGTCTCAGCCCATGCTGCGGTCGCGCTTGCCTGCGGTATCGGTCGCTTGGCGGCGGAAGAGATCATTCAGGACCGCGAGCTCGAAGCCCTCAAGCCGTTCCGGCCCGCTCGATTCGCGGGGTGA
- a CDS encoding heavy metal translocating P-type ATPase: MSTSAPPSVGTGVELEIGGMTCASCAMRIEKKLNKIDGVTATVNYATEKAQVSVPDGYDPALLIAEVEKTGYTAAVPAPTGSKKDGASSGDADDADPELISLRNRLIGAIVLTVPVIAMAMIPALQFVYWQWASLALAAPVILWAAWPFHKAAWTNLKHGAATMDTLISMGTSAAFLWSLYALFFGTAGTPGMTHAFEFALAPSDGAANIYLEVGAGVTMFILAGRYFEKRSKKQAGAALRALLELGAKEVSVLRGGIETKVPVEDLRVGDEFIVRPGEKIATDGVVVSGTSAVDASMLTGEAVPVEVAEGDTVTGATTNAGGRLVVRATRIGSDTQLAQMAKLVEDAQTGKAEVQRLADRISGVFVPIVIVIAFAALGGWLGAGFPVTAAFTAAVAVLVIACPCALGLATPTALLVGTGRGAQMGVLIKGPEVLESTRKIDTVVLDKTGTVTTGKMTLVDVVVEPGTDRAELLRLAGALEDASEHPIAQAIAKGATQEVGALLTPEDFANVEGKGVQGVVDGHAVLVGRESLLAEWSQKLSRELVSTKARAEGEGKTVVAVGWDGQARGILVVADTVKPTSAEAIAQFKAIGLTPVLLTGDNEAVARQIATEVGVEEVIAEVLPKDKVDVVTRLQSEGKTVAMIGDGVNDAPALAQADLGLAMGTGADVAIEASDITLVRGDLRSAADAIRLSRKTLGTIKTNLFWAFAYNVAAIPVAALGMLNPMLAGAAMALSSVFVVGNSLRLRGFKSVAKQ, encoded by the coding sequence ATGAGCACATCAGCACCCCCGAGCGTGGGCACAGGCGTCGAGTTGGAGATCGGCGGGATGACCTGCGCCTCCTGCGCGATGCGGATAGAGAAGAAGCTGAACAAGATCGACGGTGTCACCGCGACCGTGAACTACGCGACCGAGAAGGCCCAGGTCTCCGTGCCGGATGGGTACGACCCGGCGCTGCTGATTGCCGAGGTCGAGAAGACCGGGTATACCGCAGCGGTGCCGGCGCCCACGGGCAGTAAGAAGGACGGCGCATCATCCGGTGACGCCGACGACGCGGACCCGGAGCTCATCTCACTGCGCAATCGCCTGATCGGCGCGATCGTGTTGACCGTGCCAGTGATCGCGATGGCGATGATCCCCGCGTTGCAATTCGTCTACTGGCAGTGGGCGTCGCTGGCGCTGGCGGCCCCGGTCATCCTGTGGGCGGCGTGGCCGTTCCACAAGGCAGCGTGGACGAACCTCAAGCACGGCGCCGCGACGATGGACACTCTCATCTCCATGGGCACCTCCGCTGCGTTCCTCTGGTCGTTGTACGCGCTGTTCTTCGGCACCGCGGGAACACCAGGTATGACTCACGCGTTCGAGTTCGCGTTGGCCCCCTCCGATGGTGCGGCGAACATCTACCTCGAGGTGGGCGCCGGAGTTACGATGTTCATCCTCGCCGGCCGGTACTTCGAGAAGAGGTCCAAGAAGCAGGCCGGCGCAGCCTTGAGAGCACTGCTCGAACTCGGTGCGAAAGAGGTGTCGGTACTGCGCGGCGGCATCGAAACGAAAGTTCCCGTCGAGGACCTGCGGGTCGGTGACGAGTTCATCGTGCGTCCGGGGGAGAAGATCGCCACCGACGGTGTCGTGGTCTCCGGGACCTCCGCGGTGGATGCATCGATGCTCACGGGCGAAGCTGTCCCGGTTGAGGTTGCAGAGGGTGACACCGTCACCGGGGCTACAACGAATGCGGGCGGTCGGCTCGTGGTGCGTGCGACCAGGATCGGGTCGGACACGCAATTGGCGCAGATGGCCAAGCTCGTCGAGGACGCCCAGACCGGCAAAGCCGAAGTGCAGCGCCTGGCCGACAGGATCTCTGGCGTGTTCGTGCCGATCGTCATTGTGATCGCGTTCGCCGCACTCGGCGGCTGGCTTGGTGCTGGATTCCCGGTGACGGCGGCTTTCACCGCTGCGGTCGCCGTGCTCGTGATCGCGTGCCCCTGCGCACTCGGCCTGGCAACACCGACGGCGCTGCTGGTCGGCACCGGCCGCGGCGCGCAGATGGGTGTGCTGATTAAGGGCCCAGAGGTGCTGGAATCGACCCGCAAGATCGACACTGTCGTGCTGGACAAGACCGGCACCGTCACAACCGGCAAGATGACGCTCGTCGATGTGGTCGTTGAGCCGGGCACCGATCGGGCCGAGCTGCTGCGGCTGGCCGGTGCGTTGGAGGATGCCTCGGAGCACCCGATCGCGCAGGCGATCGCCAAGGGTGCAACGCAGGAGGTCGGTGCACTGCTGACCCCCGAGGACTTCGCGAACGTCGAAGGCAAGGGTGTGCAGGGCGTTGTCGATGGCCACGCCGTACTGGTGGGCCGTGAGTCACTGCTCGCCGAGTGGTCTCAGAAGCTAAGCCGCGAACTGGTTTCCACTAAGGCGCGCGCCGAGGGCGAAGGCAAGACAGTCGTCGCGGTGGGTTGGGACGGCCAGGCGCGAGGCATCCTCGTCGTGGCCGATACGGTCAAGCCGACCAGCGCGGAAGCGATCGCACAGTTCAAGGCGATCGGCCTGACCCCGGTATTGCTCACCGGTGACAACGAAGCAGTCGCCCGGCAGATCGCCACAGAGGTGGGCGTCGAGGAGGTCATCGCCGAAGTCCTCCCGAAGGACAAGGTCGACGTTGTCACCCGGCTGCAGAGCGAGGGGAAGACCGTCGCGATGATCGGCGATGGCGTCAACGACGCCCCCGCCCTCGCTCAAGCCGACCTCGGCCTTGCAATGGGCACCGGTGCCGATGTCGCGATCGAAGCGTCCGATATCACTCTGGTGCGCGGCGACCTGCGCAGCGCGGCCGACGCGATCCGCCTGTCCCGCAAGACGCTCGGAACGATCAAGACCAACCTGTTCTGGGCATTTGCCTACAACGTCGCAGCGATTCCCGTCGCGGCGCTCGGCATGCTCAACCCCATGCTCGCAGGGGCTGCGATGGCACTATCCAGCGTCTTCGTCGTCGGCAACAGTTTGCGCCTGCGCGGGTTCAAAAGCGTCGCCAAGCAGTGA
- a CDS encoding MFS transporter has protein sequence MSTHPPRSSAKRWLGLVLIATAQFVVIMDTSIIGVALPDIQRDLGFTPESLSWVFNAYVVAFGGLLLLGGRLADVFGARKIFVLGWIILIAGSVLAGAASNVGLEIAGRAIQGAGSAMIAPAALTLLMMLFGGTSDLPKAFAVYGAAAPIGGTAGVFLGGVLTEYASWPWVFYVTIPIAAFVLAFTATALPRTLRKESGSIDIGGALTVTGGLAAVVYAVVNAPEGGWLTLPTLGVLAAGIVLLVIFFIIQARSRNPLLRLSLLRAPLLGAANGAQLLLGAAWVSMWFFLNLYLQQVLGAGAFAAGAALLPMTGLVVLVMVALAPRLQERFGAKSLIVSGLLLLAAGLVWLSFVRPDGNYAADVLPASLLAALGMSLAFVPSLGTAINAAPPAETGVASGLVSTSYQIGSALGLAVLTAIVYGISGTDPSRVELTQGYSAAFIGAGILALVGAIITAIAMTKPRASVPTDDESISV, from the coding sequence ATGTCTACCCACCCGCCCAGATCGTCAGCGAAGCGGTGGCTCGGCCTGGTGCTAATCGCCACGGCGCAGTTCGTTGTCATCATGGACACCTCGATCATCGGTGTCGCCCTGCCCGATATTCAAAGAGATCTCGGCTTCACGCCGGAGTCCCTGTCCTGGGTGTTCAACGCCTACGTGGTCGCCTTCGGCGGCCTACTCCTCCTGGGAGGTCGCCTTGCGGATGTCTTTGGCGCGCGCAAGATATTCGTGCTGGGCTGGATCATCCTGATCGCGGGATCGGTACTGGCGGGAGCCGCCAGCAACGTCGGACTCGAAATCGCGGGACGCGCTATCCAGGGCGCCGGATCCGCAATGATCGCGCCAGCCGCGCTCACTCTGCTGATGATGCTCTTTGGCGGCACCTCCGATCTCCCCAAGGCCTTCGCGGTTTACGGCGCAGCAGCACCGATCGGCGGCACAGCCGGAGTCTTCCTCGGCGGGGTGTTGACCGAGTATGCGAGCTGGCCTTGGGTCTTCTACGTCACGATTCCGATCGCGGCCTTCGTCCTCGCATTTACGGCAACGGCGCTCCCCCGCACCCTCCGGAAGGAGTCAGGGTCGATCGACATCGGCGGCGCACTCACAGTGACAGGCGGACTCGCCGCGGTCGTCTACGCCGTTGTCAATGCACCGGAGGGCGGTTGGCTCACATTGCCCACCCTCGGCGTGCTGGCCGCAGGCATCGTACTGCTGGTGATTTTCTTCATCATCCAGGCACGAAGCCGCAATCCACTGCTGCGACTCAGCCTGCTTCGCGCACCTCTGCTTGGTGCCGCGAATGGTGCTCAGCTACTGCTGGGGGCGGCCTGGGTATCCATGTGGTTCTTCCTGAACCTGTATCTCCAGCAGGTTCTCGGCGCGGGTGCCTTCGCTGCCGGCGCCGCACTACTTCCGATGACCGGCCTTGTCGTTCTCGTCATGGTCGCGTTGGCTCCGCGCCTTCAGGAGAGATTCGGCGCGAAATCGCTTATCGTCAGCGGCCTCCTCTTATTGGCGGCCGGGCTCGTGTGGCTTTCCTTCGTTCGTCCGGACGGCAACTACGCGGCCGATGTTCTGCCCGCATCGCTCCTGGCGGCCCTCGGAATGTCACTAGCGTTCGTTCCCTCGCTCGGTACCGCCATCAACGCGGCACCTCCGGCCGAGACCGGCGTTGCCTCGGGACTGGTGAGCACGAGCTACCAGATCGGATCCGCGCTCGGACTCGCGGTGCTCACGGCGATCGTCTACGGCATCTCCGGAACCGACCCCTCCCGAGTAGAGCTGACCCAGGGATATTCGGCCGCCTTTATCGGCGCAGGAATACTCGCCCTGGTCGGAGCAATCATCACAGCCATTGCGATGACTAAGCCCCGGGCGTCTGTTCCTACGGACGATGAATCAATCTCGGTCTAA